Proteins co-encoded in one Nicotiana sylvestris chromosome 7, ASM39365v2, whole genome shotgun sequence genomic window:
- the LOC138872919 gene encoding uncharacterized protein: protein MPKTRKEYTDAERKTMEKSFCAKKILVCGIGPDEYNRISACETAKEIWEALQTTHEGTTQEQASEEVLSILPSSWESKVNVITEAKDLQEPTIDEIVGNLKTYEMKKKIDSERREPKKEKNLVLKAESNDLSEEDSDMAYLTKKIQKMVRRNGGILKRGNSSRPKNYDLCDKCGKPGHFIKDCPLMKQEHSKYNPDKVAKRNPVPNKHFKRKRSADNVVNGILQHGETPLVSLKKKLM, encoded by the exons ATGCCAAAAACCAGAAAAGAATACACTGACGCAGAAAGGAAAACTATGGAGAAAAGTTTTTGTGCCAAGAAAATTTTGGTGTGTGGAATAGGACCTGATGAATATAATAGGATCTCTGCTTGTGAAActgccaaggagatatgggaagctttgcaaacaacacatgagggaaccactcaa GAACAAGCAAGTGAGGAAGTTCTTAGTATCTTGCCTAGTTCATGGGAGAGTAAAGTGAATGTTATTACTGAAGCAAAGGATTTGCAGGAGCCAACCATAGACGAGATTGTTGGAAATCTGAAAACCTACgaaatgaaaaagaagatagatagtgaaagaagagaaccaaagaaggaaaagaacctggtactcaaagctgaaagCAATGACTTAAGTGAGGAGGAtagtgacatggcttacttaaccaaaaaaattcagaagatggtcagaagaaatggaggaaTACTAAAAAGGGGCAACTCCAGCAGACCAAAGAACTATGATCTCTGCGACAAATGTGGAAAGCCAGGGCACTTCATCAAAGATTGTCCCCTCATGAAGCAAGAACACTCCAAATACAACCCTGATAAAGTAGCAAAGAGGAACCCAGTTCCTAACAAACACTTCAAAAGAAAGAGATCTGCTGACAATGTGGTGAACGGGATCTTGCAACATGGGGAGACTCCTTTAGTGAGTCTGAAAAAGAAACTGATGTAG